From a region of the Mycolicibacterium sp. MU0050 genome:
- a CDS encoding IS256 family transposase, producing the protein MTQDHSALLAQLDALKSADVGAVFAELIRAGLQALIEAEATETIGAGRYQRSGERSTHRNGHRPKTVSTTSGDIEVKIPKLRAGSFFPSLLERRRRIDKALHAVIMEAYVHGVSTRNVDDLVAALGVGSGVSKSEVSRICAGLDREIEAFRTRSLTHTSFPYVFCDATFCKVRVGAHVVSQALVVATGVSIDGTREVLGTAVGDSESFEFWREFLASLKARGLTGVHLVISDAHAGLKAAVAQQFTGSSWQRCRVHFMRNLHGAVAAKHAPAVTAAVKTIFAHTDPAEVAAQWDQVADTLSSSFPKVAAMMDEAKADVLAFTAFPRTHWQKIWSNNPIERLNKEIKRRADVVEIFPNPAAFLRLATAVVIEAHDEWQVTRRYLSEVSMAELRKVIATKHIAARATTEPVPEQRQIA; encoded by the coding sequence ATGACCCAGGACCATTCTGCCTTGCTCGCCCAACTCGATGCACTCAAGTCCGCTGATGTCGGGGCGGTGTTCGCTGAGCTGATCCGCGCTGGGCTGCAGGCGTTGATCGAGGCCGAGGCCACCGAGACCATCGGGGCCGGACGCTACCAACGCAGCGGCGAACGCAGTACGCACCGCAACGGGCATCGGCCCAAGACGGTGTCGACGACCTCGGGCGATATCGAGGTCAAGATCCCCAAACTGCGAGCCGGCTCCTTCTTCCCGTCCCTGCTGGAACGCCGGCGTCGCATCGACAAGGCCCTGCATGCGGTGATCATGGAGGCCTACGTCCATGGTGTGTCGACTCGCAACGTCGATGACCTGGTCGCCGCACTCGGGGTTGGATCCGGGGTCTCCAAATCGGAGGTCTCGCGCATCTGCGCCGGCCTCGACCGCGAGATCGAGGCGTTTCGAACCCGCAGCCTGACCCACACCTCATTTCCCTACGTGTTCTGCGATGCGACGTTCTGCAAGGTCCGCGTCGGCGCCCACGTGGTCTCCCAGGCCCTGGTGGTGGCCACCGGCGTCTCCATCGATGGCACCCGGGAGGTGCTGGGCACCGCCGTCGGTGACAGCGAGTCCTTCGAGTTCTGGCGGGAGTTCCTGGCCTCGCTCAAGGCCCGCGGCCTGACCGGCGTGCACCTGGTGATCTCCGATGCCCACGCCGGGTTGAAAGCCGCCGTCGCCCAGCAGTTCACCGGCTCGTCCTGGCAGCGCTGCCGGGTGCATTTCATGCGCAACCTGCACGGGGCGGTGGCCGCCAAACACGCCCCGGCGGTCACCGCAGCGGTCAAGACGATCTTCGCCCACACCGACCCCGCCGAGGTCGCCGCGCAGTGGGATCAGGTCGCCGACACCCTCTCGTCCAGTTTCCCGAAAGTGGCCGCCATGATGGATGAGGCCAAAGCCGACGTGCTGGCATTCACCGCGTTCCCGCGCACCCACTGGCAGAAGATCTGGTCGAACAACCCCATCGAGCGGCTCAACAAGGAGATCAAACGCCGCGCCGATGTCGTCGAGATCTTCCCCAACCCCGCAGCCTTCCTACGACTGGCCACCGCCGTGGTCATCGAAGCCCACGACGAATGGCAGGTCACCCGCCGCTACCTGTCCGAGGTGTCCATGGCTGAACTGC